The following coding sequences lie in one Thermus antranikianii DSM 12462 genomic window:
- a CDS encoding Uma2 family endonuclease, which yields MVKRPRPFTVEEFHRLAEAGILHEDDRVELIRGEILEMSPIGSRHAAAVNRLARLFIQALGNRAIVSIQNPVRLGKDSEPQPDLALLKTRADDYAHDLPQAGDVLLLAEVADTSLTYDLEVKLPLYAQHGIPEVWVVDLLGERVLVFRHPQGESYGETLTEGPEGSLTPLLLPEVSFPARLVLLKP from the coding sequence ATGGTCAAGCGGCCTCGCCCCTTTACCGTAGAGGAGTTCCACCGCTTGGCGGAGGCTGGCATCCTCCACGAAGACGACCGGGTGGAGCTGATCCGGGGAGAGATTTTGGAAATGAGCCCGATTGGAAGCCGTCATGCAGCGGCGGTAAACCGACTGGCCCGCCTTTTCATACAGGCCCTCGGAAACCGGGCCATCGTGAGCATCCAGAATCCCGTGCGGTTGGGAAAGGATTCCGAGCCCCAGCCCGACCTGGCTCTGCTCAAGACCCGGGCCGATGATTACGCCCATGACCTACCCCAGGCGGGAGACGTTCTCCTACTGGCGGAAGTGGCGGATACCTCGTTGACCTATGACCTCGAGGTCAAGCTTCCCCTCTACGCCCAGCATGGCATCCCCGAGGTCTGGGTGGTGGACCTCTTGGGGGAAAGGGTCCTGGTTTTCCGCCATCCCCAAGGGGAAAGCTATGGAGAGACCCTGACCGAAGGCCCCGAAGGAAGCCTCACACCCCTTCTGCTGCCCGAGG